The following are encoded together in the Novipirellula aureliae genome:
- a CDS encoding DUF1257 domain-containing protein encodes MHLPRWRYPVVCQTDSGRVAYDNYEGHWGDQSHLDKLLQSYATEKCKLEARRQGHTVTEQTLNDGSIKLTVCVGE; translated from the coding sequence GTGCATTTGCCTCGATGGCGGTACCCTGTCGTCTGCCAAACCGATTCCGGCAGGGTCGCCTACGACAACTACGAAGGCCACTGGGGTGATCAGTCTCACCTCGACAAATTGCTGCAGTCGTACGCGACGGAAAAATGCAAATTGGAGGCAAGACGCCAGGGTCACACCGTCACCGAGCAAACGCTTAACGACGGCTCCATCAAGCTAACCGTCTGCGTAGGAGAGTGA
- a CDS encoding helix-turn-helix domain-containing protein, whose amino-acid sequence MEKNLHTERQRVFLTLLRECRERSNLRQADVAERLKKPQSFLSKYESGERWLEVLEQLDVCEAIDTTLTAFVRKIEKRLEAIQSPKANG is encoded by the coding sequence GTGGAAAAAAACCTGCATACCGAACGTCAAAGAGTGTTTTTAACGCTGCTACGCGAGTGCAGAGAGCGATCGAACCTACGTCAGGCCGATGTGGCCGAGCGTTTGAAGAAGCCGCAGTCGTTTTTAAGCAAGTACGAGTCGGGTGAACGGTGGTTGGAGGTGCTCGAACAGCTTGATGTCTGCGAAGCAATCGACACCACATTGACTGCGTTCGTCAGGAAGATTGAGAAGCGACTTGAAGCGATTCAGTCCCCGAAAGCCAACGGATAA